In Maridesulfovibrio frigidus DSM 17176, a genomic segment contains:
- a CDS encoding portal protein, with protein sequence MNSNNKNRYESRLKSLLQERSSWEGHWKEISDYILPRKGLYAGSQPNDGRRKGNRIIDSTATRSLRILAAGLQGGLTSPARPWFRLGIADRDMAKHKSVRDWISKVETVMYRALARSNFYSCIHSLYTELAGFGTGILYCEPDDERGIRFRTLTAGEYCLATDAQGRVDTVYREFKMTARQLEKRFGIDALPATVRTSLKSNRDHWFDVLHAVQPRDEFDSDKIDKQNMPFESVFMLSGRGNEILSESGFMENPYMAPRWDTSAMDVYGRSPGMDVLADVKMLMEMSKSQIQAVHLTLRPPMKVPSMYSRRLNLLPGGQNPVEQNQQDSISPLYQVRPDLGGVSAKIQDVRTAIREGFYNDVFMMMAGSNRKMITAAEVAERHEEKLIQLGPVIERQHTELLDPLIDRVFGILTRSGELPDPPAFLEGADIRIDYISILAQAQKMVGTQSIQSLSEFVGRLAGASPEVLDKVDMDRAIDEYADLIGVPIGIVRSDSEVEKFRAQRQEMQSKQMRMQQGMAAATAGAGMMKDLSQAGLNTSDVMGIAGKAEQIMSSI encoded by the coding sequence ATGAATTCGAATAATAAAAATAGGTACGAATCGCGTTTAAAGTCTCTCTTACAGGAACGCAGTTCTTGGGAGGGGCATTGGAAAGAAATAAGTGATTATATCCTTCCGCGAAAAGGGCTTTATGCTGGAAGTCAGCCTAACGACGGGCGTAGAAAGGGCAACCGCATAATTGATTCAACGGCTACAAGATCATTGCGGATTCTTGCAGCCGGTCTTCAAGGTGGTTTGACTTCTCCTGCTCGTCCGTGGTTCAGGCTTGGTATTGCTGATCGTGATATGGCTAAACATAAAAGTGTGCGTGACTGGATTTCAAAAGTTGAAACCGTCATGTACAGAGCATTGGCGCGGAGTAACTTTTATTCCTGTATCCATTCGCTCTATACAGAGCTTGCTGGGTTTGGGACTGGTATTTTGTATTGTGAACCGGATGATGAGCGTGGAATTAGATTTCGCACTTTAACTGCTGGAGAGTATTGTCTAGCAACTGATGCGCAGGGGCGCGTTGATACTGTCTACCGTGAATTTAAAATGACGGCGCGGCAGCTTGAAAAAAGATTTGGTATTGATGCTCTTCCGGCAACGGTTCGTACAAGCCTCAAAAGCAATCGTGATCATTGGTTTGATGTCCTTCATGCTGTTCAGCCACGTGACGAGTTTGATTCAGATAAGATAGACAAACAGAATATGCCGTTTGAGTCTGTGTTTATGCTTAGCGGCAGAGGTAATGAGATCCTTTCCGAGAGCGGATTTATGGAGAATCCGTACATGGCCCCGCGCTGGGATACTTCTGCTATGGATGTATATGGGCGTTCACCGGGAATGGATGTCCTAGCTGATGTGAAAATGTTGATGGAGATGAGCAAAAGCCAGATACAGGCTGTGCATCTTACACTTCGTCCGCCCATGAAGGTTCCGTCCATGTACTCGAGGCGTTTGAATCTTCTTCCCGGTGGACAAAATCCGGTGGAGCAGAACCAGCAGGATTCCATCTCGCCGCTTTATCAGGTTCGGCCAGATCTTGGCGGAGTCAGTGCTAAGATTCAGGACGTTCGAACTGCAATTCGTGAAGGCTTTTATAATGATGTCTTCATGATGATGGCGGGGTCTAATCGTAAAATGATTACAGCGGCTGAGGTTGCTGAGCGGCATGAGGAAAAATTGATTCAACTTGGACCTGTTATTGAACGTCAGCATACCGAACTCCTCGATCCGCTGATTGATCGAGTTTTCGGAATTTTGACTCGTTCAGGTGAATTGCCGGACCCTCCTGCTTTCCTTGAGGGTGCTGATATTCGTATCGATTACATCTCAATTCTGGCTCAGGCTCAGAAGATGGTCGGCACTCAGTCAATCCAGTCACTATCTGAATTTGTTGGCAGGCTTGCCGGAGCAAGTCCTGAGGTTTTAGATAAGGTTGATATGGACCGAGCCATTGATGAGTATGCGGACTTGATAGGTGTTCCAATTGGTATAGTTCGTTCTGATAGCGAAGTTGAAAAATTCAGAGCTCAGCGTCAAGAAATGCAAAGTAAACAAATGAGGATGCAACAAGGTATGGCTGCCGCAACAGCGGGGGCTGGAATGATGAAGGATTTGTCTCAAGCTGGCCTTAATACCAGTGATGTTATGGGAATAGCCGGAAAGGCCGAGCAGATTATGAGTTCAATATAA
- a CDS encoding Com family DNA-binding transcriptional regulator: protein MIDHRCPVCGRLLMKGQLIEVQVKCPKCKKIVKLVCEKI, encoded by the coding sequence ATGATTGATCACAGATGTCCGGTTTGCGGAAGATTGTTAATGAAAGGGCAACTGATCGAAGTGCAGGTTAAGTGTCCTAAGTGTAAAAAAATAGTAAAGTTGGTGTGTGAAAAGATATAA
- a CDS encoding holin family protein, whose protein sequence is MIGSIIDIGSTIIDKIWPDAGEREKAKLRLVELQSRGELVEIESRLKVMLAEMSGNWLQRSWRPILMLTIIAIVANNYLLYPYMALFWDEAPILDLPKQLWSLMELGLGGYVVGRSAEKVTKAWRENGG, encoded by the coding sequence ATGATCGGTTCAATTATTGATATTGGATCGACCATTATTGATAAGATTTGGCCTGATGCTGGAGAAAGGGAGAAAGCTAAGCTTAGGCTTGTGGAACTCCAAAGTCGCGGGGAGCTCGTTGAAATTGAATCTAGGCTGAAAGTTATGCTCGCTGAAATGTCAGGCAACTGGCTTCAGCGGTCATGGCGGCCGATTCTAATGCTGACGATTATCGCCATCGTGGCAAACAATTACCTGTTGTATCCGTATATGGCTTTGTTCTGGGATGAAGCACCGATACTTGATTTGCCTAAGCAGCTTTGGTCTCTGATGGAGCTTGGTCTTGGCGGTTATGTTGTGGGTAGAAGTGCGGAAAAAGTAACTAAAGCATGGAGGGAAAATGGTGGCTGA
- a CDS encoding MDR/zinc-dependent alcohol dehydrogenase-like family protein, whose product MKAVYFKDGTIEIVDKNRPELLADEALLKVIVAGICNTDIELHKGYYGFEGVPGHEFVAVVEECPDRPDLVGKRVIADINVPTGKGTGGAYHGDRRHAPGRTVIGIVNHDGAFAEYLKAPADNLYVVDDTIASEAAVFAEPLAAGLEVSQQIHITGDMKVMVLGDGKLGILTALALKLYNPNVLLIGKHKDKLGLAAAQGVSTHCIENAEELSDLAASLTETNGKYDLVVEATGSEDGLGYAIELVRPEGTVVAKTTSHKPTSLNLAKVVVDEISIVGSRCGDLGLALSILKQNLISVSDLIEYTYDFDDFTAAFAHAKRKGAKKVLIRM is encoded by the coding sequence GTGAAAGCTGTATATTTTAAAGATGGAACAATAGAAATTGTTGATAAAAATCGCCCCGAACTACTTGCGGACGAGGCTCTTTTAAAAGTCATTGTTGCGGGTATTTGTAATACAGATATCGAATTGCACAAGGGGTATTATGGCTTTGAAGGTGTCCCCGGGCACGAGTTTGTTGCTGTTGTTGAAGAGTGCCCTGATCGTCCTGATCTTGTAGGGAAAAGGGTAATTGCTGATATTAATGTTCCTACTGGAAAGGGGACTGGTGGTGCGTATCACGGAGATCGCAGGCATGCTCCCGGAAGAACCGTGATTGGAATTGTGAACCACGATGGAGCTTTTGCGGAATACTTAAAAGCTCCCGCAGATAATCTTTACGTTGTTGATGATACTATTGCCAGCGAAGCTGCGGTTTTTGCGGAGCCTCTTGCTGCTGGACTTGAAGTTAGTCAGCAGATTCACATTACAGGTGATATGAAGGTGATGGTTCTTGGTGATGGGAAGCTTGGAATACTTACCGCGCTAGCTTTAAAACTTTATAACCCTAACGTGCTTCTGATTGGTAAGCATAAAGATAAACTCGGTCTTGCCGCGGCGCAGGGAGTTTCGACTCACTGTATTGAAAACGCGGAGGAGCTGTCTGACTTGGCTGCATCTTTAACAGAAACTAATGGTAAATATGATTTAGTAGTCGAAGCGACTGGTAGTGAAGATGGTCTCGGGTATGCGATAGAGTTAGTGCGTCCTGAAGGAACGGTAGTTGCAAAAACTACTTCGCACAAACCTACTTCATTAAACTTGGCGAAAGTTGTGGTTGACGAGATATCAATTGTGGGATCGCGGTGCGGAGATCTGGGACTTGCGCTCTCGATTCTCAAGCAAAACCTCATTTCCGTGTCCGATTTAATCGAATATACGTATGATTTTGATGATTTTACAGCTGCTTTTGCCCATGCAAAGCGGAAAGGTGCTAAAAAAGTGCTAATCAGAATGTAG
- a CDS encoding N-acyl homoserine lactonase family protein: MSKFKIHPIVMGTKRFDKGMMTYQQGYGSPYIIPIYCWYLEGGDKNILIDTGEMQPIISEDREHDLGGKIYTFEDGLAKHGLKPEDIDIVVHTHLHNDHCENDYKCVNAKIYAHRKELEHIHDPHPLDFRYLEDYIEDAEDNGQVEIVDEDCEIVPGIRVMHTPVHTEGGLTILIDTDGGLAAITGFCVIMENFYPPLEVTGMEMEVIPPGTSVNTYNAYDIMLEVKALADILIPLHEPSFAKVDTVIGT, translated from the coding sequence ATGAGTAAATTTAAAATTCATCCCATTGTTATGGGAACAAAAAGATTTGATAAGGGGATGATGACATATCAACAGGGGTATGGATCTCCTTATATCATACCGATTTATTGTTGGTATTTAGAAGGTGGGGATAAAAATATCCTTATTGATACGGGTGAAATGCAACCCATTATTTCAGAAGATAGAGAGCATGATCTTGGTGGTAAGATTTATACTTTCGAGGATGGCTTAGCCAAGCATGGTTTAAAGCCTGAAGATATAGATATTGTGGTTCATACCCATCTGCATAATGATCATTGCGAAAATGATTATAAATGTGTGAACGCTAAAATTTATGCGCACCGCAAAGAGCTTGAGCATATTCATGATCCGCATCCACTAGATTTTAGATATCTCGAAGATTATATTGAAGATGCCGAGGATAACGGACAGGTTGAGATTGTAGATGAAGATTGTGAAATAGTTCCCGGTATTAGAGTAATGCATACGCCGGTTCATACCGAAGGTGGGCTTACTATACTTATAGATACTGATGGAGGCTTAGCCGCAATCACAGGGTTTTGCGTAATAATGGAAAACTTTTACCCCCCGCTAGAGGTTACGGGGATGGAGATGGAAGTTATTCCACCCGGCACTAGTGTTAATACCTATAATGCATATGACATTATGCTTGAGGTTAAAGCTTTGGCTGATATATTAATACCGCTTCATGAGCCGTCATTCGCAAAGGTTGATACGGTCATTGGAACTTAA
- a CDS encoding DUF169 domain-containing protein, whose amino-acid sequence MNYKEIQELLMKEMRLYHYPIAVKFFYDQAEVDTFKENAEFYVPLKPMTYCQWEIAARMKGQTVYSEKDGLMCGNAHYSFGWKDLDAAEIKGHAKYTRDLEQAEKFVKSKTTLPKGLIGIAVAPLGDVDGIFEPDVVHFYVDNMQSYHLAVDYMAATDTHPLRPNVTMNSSACGGTVYSYVEDEFNMCPACSGSYNAGKTERGEINVMIPGTKFKSVVERLVQRIEEKGSGAITRPGDGFPGADVCKNCPLIIFKKGEDK is encoded by the coding sequence ATGAACTACAAGGAAATTCAAGAGTTATTGATGAAAGAAATGAGACTTTACCATTACCCTATCGCGGTAAAATTTTTCTATGACCAAGCGGAAGTAGATACTTTCAAAGAAAATGCAGAATTTTACGTCCCCCTCAAACCAATGACTTATTGCCAGTGGGAAATTGCTGCTCGCATGAAAGGTCAGACCGTTTACTCTGAAAAAGATGGCCTAATGTGCGGTAATGCACATTACAGCTTTGGCTGGAAAGATCTTGATGCTGCAGAAATCAAAGGGCACGCAAAATATACACGCGACCTCGAACAGGCTGAAAAGTTCGTTAAAAGTAAAACAACCCTTCCTAAAGGACTTATTGGCATCGCTGTTGCCCCACTAGGAGATGTTGATGGAATTTTCGAGCCAGATGTTGTTCATTTCTATGTTGATAACATGCAGTCCTACCACCTAGCAGTTGACTACATGGCTGCAACAGATACTCACCCACTTCGCCCGAATGTAACAATGAACTCATCCGCATGTGGTGGTACCGTTTACTCATATGTTGAAGATGAATTCAACATGTGCCCAGCGTGTTCCGGTAGCTACAATGCAGGTAAAACAGAACGCGGCGAAATCAACGTTATGATCCCTGGAACAAAATTTAAATCTGTTGTCGAAAGACTGGTTCAACGCATCGAAGAAAAAGGTAGCGGCGCAATAACACGTCCCGGTGACGGATTCCCCGGAGCTGATGTCTGTAAGAACTGCCCTTTGATTATCTTTAAGAAAGGCGAAGACAAATAA
- a CDS encoding sulfite exporter TauE/SafE family protein, with protein MFKSRKSLMIMALAALTVAAFVEPALADRLQAAIDATPKGTGAGEINSELATGFLGISGAPTPSLIIGFAWAIWVGWIFSTVGAFGGIMAGVGHITIYGFGDFASTFKKTSPVMNKLVTDSIRVSNQWLVGTSAAMSSFNYFKMGRLVLPLGLSLAAGSIAGSYLVPWLTAGKVSLKDYIGFFGLFVLFLGCYLFYETTPKGQANKQQAKEAAKAFEKSIKNEKDGCAVDTECLGVKVVSFSITKCIFTFYGVEFSFNPLVPVCGGFVIAALASFLGVGGGFLLVPFLTSVAGLPMYLVAGTSAVAVLVGMTTSIFTYMVVKDTPVFWPLIGVELLGILVGSFIGPRTSKYIPDVWLKRLFIVLALYVGIRYSTKGFLGYSIVPPF; from the coding sequence ATGTTTAAATCCCGCAAAAGCCTTATGATTATGGCTCTGGCGGCGCTGACTGTGGCGGCTTTTGTTGAGCCGGCACTAGCAGACAGGCTTCAAGCCGCAATCGACGCTACCCCGAAAGGGACTGGCGCAGGCGAAATTAATTCAGAACTTGCAACCGGATTCCTCGGAATCAGCGGTGCTCCAACTCCATCGCTTATCATCGGATTCGCATGGGCAATCTGGGTAGGTTGGATTTTCTCTACTGTTGGTGCATTCGGCGGGATTATGGCTGGTGTAGGTCACATTACCATTTACGGCTTCGGTGACTTCGCTTCCACATTCAAGAAAACATCACCAGTAATGAACAAGCTCGTTACAGACTCCATTCGCGTATCCAACCAGTGGCTTGTAGGTACATCCGCAGCGATGTCCTCTTTCAACTATTTCAAAATGGGTCGCCTCGTTCTTCCACTAGGACTATCCCTTGCAGCTGGCTCAATCGCAGGTTCATACCTCGTGCCTTGGCTAACTGCTGGTAAAGTTTCTTTGAAAGACTACATCGGATTCTTCGGTCTCTTCGTTCTTTTCCTTGGTTGTTACCTCTTCTACGAAACAACTCCCAAAGGACAAGCTAACAAACAGCAGGCAAAAGAAGCTGCAAAAGCTTTCGAAAAATCCATCAAGAATGAAAAAGACGGTTGCGCTGTTGATACAGAATGTCTCGGTGTTAAAGTTGTCAGCTTTTCTATCACCAAATGTATCTTCACATTCTATGGTGTAGAATTCTCTTTCAACCCGCTCGTTCCTGTTTGTGGTGGTTTCGTAATCGCAGCTCTAGCTTCCTTCCTCGGAGTTGGTGGCGGATTCCTGCTTGTACCTTTCCTTACCAGTGTTGCAGGTCTTCCTATGTACCTTGTTGCAGGAACATCCGCTGTTGCTGTTCTCGTCGGTATGACCACATCTATCTTCACCTACATGGTAGTTAAAGATACTCCTGTTTTCTGGCCTCTCATCGGAGTTGAACTTCTCGGAATTCTTGTTGGTTCCTTCATTGGACCCCGCACTTCCAAGTACATCCCGGATGTATGGCTCAAGAGACTCTTCATCGTTCTCGCACTTTACGTTGGTATCCGCTACTCAACCAAGGGCTTCCTCGGTTACAGCATAGTACCTCCTTTCTAG
- a CDS encoding phosphate/phosphite/phosphonate ABC transporter substrate-binding protein — MLKLKYIIPAVLLLLGAAFYFRGLGLDENIVKVDMSVREEINVPDPEPAITYAYLPQYSHKVSYQRHNRLIEYLARETGLTIRQVFPDTFEEHRRMVENGDIDISFSNPMTYIKIAGTGAKAFARIIEPSGSPTFRGQIIARKDNRIIRKVKDCIGKSWIAVDPLSAGGYLFVLGMFLEKGITSDDFKEIAFAAGPGGKQEKAVLAVYAGKYDFASIREGTLDIVKDKVNISKLRVVAETKPYPSWVYAARKDLDPKIIELISNAMFNLSMNKQDQSEILKQAGMRGIISAKDSDYDSIRVLIEKLGLSSPPNNTGGLVK; from the coding sequence ATGCTGAAACTGAAATATATAATTCCGGCCGTATTACTGCTTCTTGGAGCCGCATTCTATTTTCGCGGCCTTGGACTAGATGAAAATATTGTCAAAGTGGATATGTCTGTTCGGGAAGAAATCAATGTGCCAGACCCTGAACCAGCCATTACATATGCATACCTCCCTCAATATTCCCATAAAGTTTCATATCAGCGCCACAATAGGCTGATTGAATACCTCGCACGCGAAACAGGGCTCACAATCCGCCAAGTTTTCCCCGACACATTTGAAGAGCACCGCCGCATGGTCGAAAATGGCGATATTGATATATCCTTTTCAAATCCCATGACCTACATAAAAATAGCAGGGACAGGCGCAAAAGCTTTCGCCCGCATTATTGAACCATCAGGATCCCCCACTTTTCGCGGACAAATCATCGCGAGAAAAGATAACCGCATAATTCGCAAGGTCAAAGACTGCATAGGTAAAAGCTGGATTGCAGTGGACCCTCTTTCTGCAGGAGGATATCTCTTTGTTCTTGGTATGTTTCTGGAGAAAGGAATTACAAGCGATGACTTTAAAGAAATAGCCTTCGCAGCAGGTCCGGGGGGTAAGCAGGAAAAAGCAGTTCTTGCCGTCTATGCCGGAAAATACGATTTTGCATCAATCCGCGAAGGCACTCTTGATATCGTCAAAGATAAAGTAAACATTTCTAAATTACGCGTGGTAGCAGAAACAAAGCCCTATCCAAGCTGGGTCTACGCAGCTCGTAAAGATCTTGATCCAAAGATAATTGAACTGATTTCTAACGCAATGTTCAATCTTTCAATGAACAAGCAGGATCAATCTGAAATACTAAAACAAGCAGGAATGCGCGGTATTATATCTGCTAAAGATAGCGACTACGATTCCATCAGGGTCCTTATAGAAAAACTAGGCCTAAGCAGTCCCCCGAATAATACGGGAGGGCTTGTCAAATGA
- a CDS encoding ATP-binding protein: MTFLSRLRFRTKINLGLTLIVGFTALIIALFVTSMASEALMEQSRKRGKVLASNLALRAEDPLLSTDLLQLESMVNEVKKADDEIVYAFIMDDQKRVLANSFRDGFPIQLRNANTSTDQNTIAAVMIDTGTEKIYDFAAPIFISNKKLGTVRIGLSRAGIQSVVQDLIFAISALTGAVLLVAVLVSTQFARRMTFRLGTLQRHAEEIVHTHLGPQKRDTSNSDDTIKSFFSPHRKRLKGDEVQELAETFDAMAMNLESHIEDLEITETNLTRQKELLKTIINVSPDFISLIGPALTYMAVNKPLATHIGKTEEEIVGMTDKELFPQRNLSIKNQEVRQVLNTGEIVNKETREMIDENSAIRWFHTIRVPVYSESDRIIGVLSTARDITELKSYQAQLIQSQKMESVGKLAGGVAHEINTPLGIILGYSQLLQDDVAPEDQISKDLKTIEKQAHVCRKIVSDLLGFSRQTESEKKEMCFNNSILEVVQLVSHAFKLEQIEISTVLDDRFPIIHGDPEKLKQVWLNLLSNAMEAVDEHGAIQITTILDISTMTITALFADTGHGVDQQKLGTIFDPFYSTKPVGKGTGLGLSVSFGIIKDHGGTIEAISPIPKDTLARMNRADTSGPGTLFKVVLPLDAISADEQVVNTGSA, translated from the coding sequence ATGACCTTTCTTTCCCGACTACGCTTTCGCACAAAAATAAATCTGGGCCTAACTCTAATTGTGGGATTTACAGCCCTCATTATAGCTCTTTTTGTTACCAGCATGGCATCCGAAGCTCTCATGGAGCAGTCGCGAAAAAGAGGAAAAGTCCTTGCCAGCAATCTAGCACTAAGAGCCGAAGATCCTCTGCTTTCGACGGACCTGCTTCAACTGGAATCAATGGTTAATGAAGTGAAAAAAGCTGATGATGAAATTGTCTATGCTTTTATAATGGATGACCAAAAACGAGTTCTAGCGAACAGCTTCAGAGACGGCTTCCCCATTCAGTTGAGGAACGCAAACACAAGTACAGACCAAAATACAATTGCAGCAGTCATGATTGATACGGGAACTGAAAAAATTTATGATTTTGCTGCGCCTATTTTCATCAGTAACAAAAAGCTTGGGACCGTTCGCATCGGCCTATCGCGAGCAGGCATTCAATCTGTTGTTCAAGATCTAATTTTTGCCATATCAGCGTTAACCGGAGCTGTTTTACTCGTCGCAGTCTTAGTTTCAACTCAGTTTGCGCGGCGCATGACTTTCAGACTCGGGACGCTCCAAAGGCATGCTGAAGAAATTGTTCATACACATCTTGGCCCCCAAAAACGGGACACATCCAATTCTGACGATACGATAAAATCATTTTTCTCACCCCATCGAAAGAGGCTTAAAGGTGATGAAGTTCAAGAACTGGCTGAAACCTTCGATGCTATGGCAATGAACCTTGAAAGCCACATCGAAGATCTCGAAATAACGGAAACCAATCTCACGAGACAAAAAGAACTTCTCAAAACAATCATCAATGTCTCACCGGATTTCATCTCGTTAATAGGCCCAGCCTTGACCTATATGGCGGTTAACAAGCCGCTGGCTACCCACATAGGCAAAACAGAAGAAGAAATAGTTGGGATGACAGACAAAGAACTTTTCCCTCAGCGTAATTTATCAATCAAAAATCAAGAAGTCCGGCAAGTTTTAAATACCGGCGAAATTGTTAATAAAGAAACCCGAGAAATGATAGATGAGAACTCCGCCATTCGCTGGTTTCACACTATTCGTGTCCCCGTATATTCTGAAAGCGACAGAATTATTGGAGTACTTTCTACAGCTCGAGATATCACAGAACTCAAAAGCTATCAGGCCCAGCTAATTCAGTCTCAAAAGATGGAATCTGTTGGTAAACTTGCTGGTGGCGTTGCCCATGAGATTAACACCCCGTTAGGCATTATTTTAGGGTATTCCCAGCTTCTGCAAGACGATGTGGCGCCCGAAGATCAGATTTCCAAGGATTTGAAAACAATCGAAAAACAAGCTCATGTTTGCCGTAAAATTGTGTCAGACCTACTGGGATTTTCACGCCAGACTGAAAGCGAAAAGAAAGAAATGTGCTTCAACAACTCAATTCTTGAGGTGGTCCAGCTTGTCAGCCACGCTTTCAAGCTTGAGCAGATCGAAATATCTACGGTACTTGATGACCGCTTCCCCATCATTCACGGTGACCCTGAAAAGCTTAAACAAGTTTGGCTGAACCTCCTATCAAACGCGATGGAAGCAGTTGATGAACACGGAGCTATCCAGATCACTACAATTCTCGACATTTCAACCATGACCATCACAGCACTCTTTGCTGACACCGGACATGGAGTCGATCAGCAAAAACTTGGAACAATTTTCGATCCATTCTATTCAACTAAACCTGTAGGCAAAGGAACAGGCCTAGGCCTTTCCGTATCATTTGGAATTATTAAAGATCACGGAGGTACCATCGAAGCCATCAGCCCGATCCCCAAGGACACTCTAGCGAGAATGAACAGGGCTGACACATCCGGCCCCGGCACTCTATTTAAAGTAGTATTACCACTTGATGCCATTTCAGCAGATGAACAAGTTGTTAACACTGGCTCAGCTTAG